A DNA window from Christiangramia salexigens contains the following coding sequences:
- a CDS encoding SusC/RagA family TonB-linked outer membrane protein produces MKRKLQCVFTFLFVFIVQMTFAQEQTIRGTVTDEAGLPLPGVNIVIKGTSTGVQTDFDGNYAIEATQGDVLVYSFIGLKTSEYTVGDNDTINVVMTADSAQLDEVIVTAQGIKREQKALGYAVSTVDSEQINQKSEGDIGRILQGKAAGVNITATNGVSGSGTNFIIRGYSSISGSNQPLFVVDGVPFDGGANEQTSFFDGVTESSRFLDLDPNNIEDVKVLKGLSATVLYGERGRNGVVLITTKNSGEGGMNKKMEVNVSQSLFFSEPHLPDYTQEYAGGFHQSFGFFFSSWGSKYGQDISSNSLFRGIAPDGTTLIAHPFSRLSDTSLTQGFPDLVDSDYRLQPYNSVEKFFRTGVASTTSVNVSGGSENTSFNLNYGYLDDRGFTPGNTLRRNNFGLGGNAKLSNNFTVNATMNYSNTNYETPPIAASAGSGTVGDGASVFGDVMYTPSSIDLMGMPFQTPDGRSIYYRSGNDIQNPRWTVANSKVTQETERIFGSANLMYSINDNLNLSFTSGLDTYTEFSSYGQNKGGVDGDPTGIYRTVQTKNTILNNNLQFIGDYELSSDFDFNFVVGGTTRRDEFKRDGLESTQQLAFGVLEHYNFVNSSSVNSFTGGNIAFFAEENQIGVYGDATIGYQDYAYLNVSARNDWSSTLEKENYSLFYPGTSLSFIPTAAFDDLRSDAVNYLKLRLGYGSSAGFPSPYGTRNSLALNARLFVDGSGNVVTGNSVSNRLGNPNLKPERVSEFEIGMDSRFFDNRLNLNVSVFKKESTDLITDQNLDPSTGFTVTRINAGKMENKGIELDMSLALFRTDDFNWNISGNFYADEPIVTELPEGTEQIALTSTIGGRPANYAIEGEPYGVLRGSSVLRDANGNRVVGSDGYYLEDTNLSILGDPNPDWTTTGNTNVNYKGITFGASVQYRHGGDIFSQTAGATEGRGVVEVPVNREDTFILPGVLQDGSPNNIQITATDVYFNNKGFGPNELQIYDGSTLRLAEVSLGYNFSKEFLEKTPFGAFSIQLTGSNLWYRAFNFPEAINFDTNTLSTGVGNGQGIDYITGPSARRMGFSVKASF; encoded by the coding sequence ATGAAACGAAAATTACAATGCGTTTTTACATTTCTTTTTGTTTTCATTGTGCAGATGACCTTTGCGCAAGAGCAAACGATTAGAGGTACGGTAACAGATGAGGCCGGTCTACCGCTACCTGGTGTAAATATTGTTATTAAAGGGACCTCGACAGGAGTACAAACAGATTTTGATGGTAACTATGCCATCGAGGCCACACAGGGCGATGTTCTGGTGTACTCATTCATTGGTTTAAAAACTTCTGAATATACTGTAGGTGACAATGACACCATCAATGTGGTTATGACAGCAGATTCTGCCCAACTGGATGAAGTTATTGTGACAGCTCAGGGTATTAAGAGAGAACAAAAAGCTCTTGGTTATGCCGTAAGCACAGTAGATTCTGAGCAAATTAACCAAAAATCTGAAGGTGATATTGGTAGGATCTTACAGGGTAAAGCTGCGGGGGTTAACATTACAGCCACCAACGGTGTATCTGGATCTGGTACTAACTTCATTATTCGTGGTTACTCTTCTATTTCCGGAAGTAACCAACCTTTATTTGTAGTTGATGGAGTGCCATTCGACGGAGGTGCTAACGAGCAAACTTCATTTTTTGACGGAGTTACAGAATCTTCTCGTTTCTTAGATTTAGACCCAAACAACATCGAAGATGTTAAAGTACTTAAAGGACTAAGTGCAACAGTACTTTATGGGGAAAGAGGTAGAAATGGGGTTGTTTTGATTACAACTAAAAACTCTGGTGAAGGTGGAATGAATAAGAAAATGGAGGTTAATGTATCTCAGTCTTTATTCTTCTCTGAACCACACTTACCTGACTATACTCAGGAATATGCCGGTGGTTTCCACCAAAGTTTTGGATTTTTCTTTAGTAGCTGGGGATCAAAATATGGTCAAGATATTAGTTCAAACAGCCTTTTCAGAGGAATTGCTCCTGATGGAACTACTTTGATCGCTCACCCTTTCTCAAGATTATCTGACACATCTCTGACTCAGGGATTCCCTGATCTTGTAGATTCAGACTATAGACTTCAGCCTTATAACAGTGTTGAAAAATTCTTTAGAACAGGAGTTGCCTCTACTACTTCCGTAAACGTTTCAGGAGGATCTGAGAACACTAGTTTCAATTTAAACTATGGTTATTTAGATGACAGAGGTTTTACACCTGGTAACACACTAAGAAGAAATAACTTCGGTTTAGGTGGTAATGCAAAGTTGAGCAACAACTTTACAGTTAACGCTACCATGAACTATTCTAATACAAATTACGAAACACCACCTATTGCAGCTTCTGCCGGATCTGGTACAGTTGGAGATGGTGCTTCTGTATTTGGGGATGTAATGTATACACCTTCAAGTATCGATTTAATGGGTATGCCATTCCAAACACCTGATGGTAGAAGTATCTACTATCGTTCTGGTAACGATATTCAAAACCCAAGATGGACAGTGGCAAACTCTAAAGTTACTCAGGAAACTGAAAGGATCTTTGGTTCTGCTAACTTGATGTATTCTATTAATGACAACTTGAACCTTTCTTTCACTTCAGGTTTAGATACCTATACAGAGTTTAGCTCTTACGGTCAAAACAAAGGTGGTGTAGATGGAGACCCAACAGGGATCTACAGAACTGTTCAGACTAAGAACACTATCTTAAACAACAACCTTCAGTTTATTGGAGATTATGAGTTGTCTTCAGATTTTGACTTTAATTTCGTTGTTGGTGGAACTACACGTCGTGATGAATTTAAAAGAGATGGTCTTGAAAGTACTCAGCAATTAGCTTTTGGAGTTTTAGAGCACTATAACTTTGTAAACAGTTCTTCTGTAAACAGCTTTACCGGAGGAAACATTGCTTTCTTCGCTGAAGAGAACCAGATAGGGGTTTATGGTGATGCAACTATTGGTTACCAGGATTATGCTTACCTGAACGTTTCAGCAAGAAACGACTGGAGTTCAACTTTAGAAAAAGAAAACTATTCTCTTTTCTACCCTGGAACAAGTTTATCTTTCATTCCTACTGCAGCATTTGATGATTTAAGATCTGACGCTGTAAACTATTTAAAACTAAGATTAGGTTATGGATCCTCTGCAGGTTTCCCTTCTCCATACGGAACAAGAAATTCCTTAGCTTTAAATGCAAGACTTTTTGTTGATGGATCTGGAAACGTAGTAACAGGTAACTCTGTTTCTAACCGTTTAGGAAATCCAAACTTAAAACCAGAAAGAGTTAGTGAATTTGAAATTGGTATGGATTCAAGATTTTTTGACAACCGCTTAAACTTAAACGTTAGTGTGTTCAAAAAGGAATCTACAGACCTTATTACAGATCAAAACCTTGATCCATCTACAGGATTTACTGTTACCAGAATTAATGCTGGTAAAATGGAGAACAAAGGTATAGAGCTTGATATGTCTCTTGCATTATTTAGAACAGATGACTTTAACTGGAACATAAGTGGTAACTTCTATGCAGACGAGCCAATCGTAACAGAATTACCTGAAGGTACAGAGCAGATCGCACTTACTTCTACAATTGGAGGAAGACCTGCTAACTACGCAATAGAAGGCGAGCCTTACGGTGTTCTTAGAGGTTCATCAGTTCTTAGAGACGCTAATGGAAACAGAGTAGTTGGAAGTGACGGGTATTACCTTGAAGATACTAACCTTAGTATTCTTGGGGATCCTAACCCAGACTGGACAACTACCGGTAACACTAACGTGAACTATAAAGGAATCACTTTTGGAGCATCTGTACAGTACAGACATGGTGGAGATATTTTCTCTCAAACTGCTGGTGCTACAGAAGGTCGTGGAGTTGTAGAGGTACCTGTAAACAGAGAGGATACTTTTATCCTACCTGGAGTTTTACAGGATGGTTCACCTAACAACATTCAGATCACTGCTACAGACGTATATTTCAACAACAAAGGATTTGGGCCTAATGAACTACAGATCTATGACGGATCTACGCTAAGGCTTGCTGAAGTATCACTTGGATACAACTTCTCAAAAGAGTTCTTAGAGAAGACCCCATTTGGAGCTTTCTCAATTCAACTAACTGGTTCCAACCTATGGTACAGAGCATTTAACTTCCCAGAAGCTATTAACTTTGACACTAACACACTTAGTACAGGTGTAGGTAACGGTCAGGGTATAGACTACATTACTGGTCCTAGC
- a CDS encoding SusC/RagA family TonB-linked outer membrane protein, translated as MKTKFSSILTLLLAFVVQMTFAQQRTVSGTVTDEGGLPLPGVNIVIKGTSTGVQTDFDGNYSVEATQGDVLVFSFVGLETAEVTVGSIDTIDLVMKADSAQLDEVVVTALGIKREKQSLGYAQQTVEGESLVKSRETNINNALAGKVAGIQFKGAPSSGFGNSNIRLRGDTGVLYIVDNVKVQNPSDIITDDIADMSVLKGAAATALYGPQGKNGVIIITTKSAAEGQSTISVNHSTAMENIYVLPEYQNEYGGGYSQDFNVFTYDPSIHPADWASFDGQQMVEYYADESWGPRMEGQMVRHWDSWIPGTPEFGELRPFSPNPDNVKNFFDTGYTTNTNLTIAKGGEGYAVRASLAKINRTGIIPNSSRNQVQGSINATLDITDKLTGFANVNYQDRRTENFPENGYGNISSNFNQWWQRQLDMDRLRNYRRNGQIVSWNLNSPTNITPLYWDMPFFDTYENLNAQTKNSVYGRIGLSYEFSDDLNASVEARKTLNTYEANDRFGFGGLGTPFYAEGESMESTDELFGILNYETDLSDDFDVSASVGFEIFDENFKSLSAETNGGLTAEGFYSLNTSRDRPSVSSYKREIGRKSTFAKASIGYQNLLYLDGSARLDWQSTANADANRVETYGASMSFIFSKVLPQNDVLTFGKLRASIAEAPLFPDAFAISETYNIGTPYGSYGRLSVKSQLPNPNLIGGVRQEYEIGTEMRFLDSRVGFDVTYFNKVDDELPVAVSLDPSTGYSSFLTNSGKQTYKGWEFALNVIPVQTADFTWNLSANLATLERRVDKIADGTDVNVLAASWRGIQLQERVGEEWGAIYGRAYRRDENGEILLSSTGSPRYDTNQYLGNILPDFTGGASSYMTYKNFSLGLDFDFQKGGKVFSVTRMFNAYSGLGTETIGNNAAGNPVRNPVTGSDIVAGLIVNADNANADTGGVLIEGVDETSGNPAAYYVDPAVYWGRLFSLHERWLYDATYVKLRQARLDYTVPSKVLENTFIKDVNVGVFASNLWLIYTAVDGIDVSELEDNEATGQYGWTEGGQSPNTRTVGLNVNITF; from the coding sequence ATGAAAACAAAGTTTAGTAGTATTTTAACGCTATTACTGGCGTTCGTGGTGCAAATGACCTTTGCACAACAAAGAACGGTTTCCGGTACGGTGACGGACGAGGGTGGTTTACCACTACCTGGCGTAAACATCGTGATTAAAGGGACATCCACTGGTGTTCAAACAGACTTTGACGGAAATTACTCTGTTGAAGCAACACAAGGGGACGTATTGGTATTCTCCTTCGTAGGACTTGAAACTGCAGAAGTTACTGTTGGTTCTATCGATACGATAGACCTTGTAATGAAAGCTGATTCAGCTCAGTTGGACGAAGTAGTTGTTACTGCCCTTGGTATTAAAAGAGAAAAGCAAAGTCTTGGTTATGCTCAGCAAACTGTTGAGGGTGAGTCTTTAGTAAAATCTCGTGAAACTAACATTAACAACGCACTTGCAGGTAAAGTTGCAGGTATCCAGTTTAAAGGAGCTCCAAGTTCTGGATTTGGAAACTCTAACATTAGACTTAGAGGAGATACTGGTGTACTTTACATCGTAGATAACGTAAAAGTTCAGAATCCATCTGATATTATCACTGATGATATCGCTGATATGTCTGTACTTAAGGGTGCTGCTGCTACAGCGCTTTACGGTCCACAAGGAAAGAATGGGGTAATCATTATTACTACTAAGAGCGCTGCTGAAGGCCAAAGCACTATCTCTGTAAACCACTCTACTGCAATGGAAAACATTTACGTACTTCCTGAGTACCAAAACGAATATGGTGGAGGTTACTCTCAGGATTTTAACGTATTTACTTACGATCCTTCTATCCACCCTGCAGACTGGGCATCTTTCGATGGTCAGCAGATGGTAGAATACTATGCTGATGAAAGCTGGGGACCAAGAATGGAAGGTCAAATGGTAAGACACTGGGATTCTTGGATTCCTGGAACTCCTGAATTTGGAGAACTTAGACCATTTTCTCCAAATCCTGATAACGTTAAGAATTTCTTCGATACAGGATACACAACTAACACTAACCTAACTATCGCTAAAGGTGGTGAAGGATATGCTGTTAGAGCTTCTTTAGCTAAAATCAACAGAACAGGAATCATTCCTAACTCTTCAAGAAACCAAGTTCAGGGATCTATTAATGCTACTTTAGACATTACAGATAAATTAACTGGTTTTGCAAACGTAAACTACCAGGACAGAAGAACTGAAAACTTCCCTGAGAACGGTTACGGAAACATTTCTTCTAACTTCAACCAGTGGTGGCAAAGACAGTTAGATATGGACAGATTAAGAAATTACAGAAGAAACGGACAGATCGTTTCCTGGAACCTTAACTCCCCTACTAACATTACCCCATTATACTGGGATATGCCATTTTTTGACACTTATGAAAACCTAAATGCTCAAACTAAAAACTCTGTTTACGGAAGAATTGGTTTAAGCTATGAGTTCTCAGATGATTTAAATGCAAGCGTTGAAGCTAGAAAAACTTTAAACACTTACGAAGCTAACGACAGATTTGGATTTGGTGGTCTAGGAACTCCGTTCTATGCTGAAGGTGAAAGCATGGAGAGCACTGATGAATTATTCGGTATCCTTAACTACGAAACTGATCTTAGTGATGATTTCGATGTAAGTGCTAGTGTTGGTTTTGAAATTTTTGATGAGAACTTCAAGAGTTTATCTGCTGAAACTAACGGTGGCCTAACTGCTGAAGGATTCTACAGCTTAAATACTTCAAGAGACAGACCGTCTGTATCAAGCTACAAAAGAGAAATTGGAAGAAAATCAACATTTGCAAAAGCATCTATTGGATACCAAAACCTTCTTTATCTTGATGGTTCTGCTCGTCTTGACTGGCAGTCTACTGCAAACGCAGACGCTAACAGAGTTGAAACTTATGGTGCATCTATGAGTTTTATCTTCAGTAAAGTTCTACCTCAGAACGACGTTCTTACTTTTGGTAAGTTAAGAGCAAGTATTGCTGAGGCTCCATTATTCCCGGATGCTTTCGCAATCTCTGAGACTTACAACATTGGAACTCCATACGGAAGCTACGGAAGACTTTCTGTTAAGAGCCAATTACCTAACCCGAACCTAATTGGTGGTGTTAGACAAGAATATGAAATTGGTACTGAGATGAGATTCTTAGACAGCAGAGTAGGTTTTGATGTTACTTACTTTAATAAAGTAGATGATGAACTTCCTGTTGCTGTATCTCTTGATCCTTCTACAGGTTACTCTTCTTTCCTAACTAACTCTGGAAAGCAGACCTATAAAGGTTGGGAATTTGCTTTAAATGTGATCCCGGTTCAAACTGCAGACTTCACATGGAATCTTTCTGCAAACCTTGCAACTCTTGAAAGAAGAGTAGACAAGATTGCTGATGGTACAGATGTTAACGTACTTGCTGCTAGCTGGAGAGGTATCCAGTTACAGGAAAGAGTTGGTGAAGAGTGGGGTGCAATTTACGGTCGTGCTTACAGAAGAGACGAGAATGGTGAGATCTTACTTTCATCTACTGGTTCTCCAAGATATGACACTAACCAGTACCTAGGAAATATTTTACCTGACTTTACAGGTGGTGCATCTTCTTACATGACTTACAAAAACTTTAGCCTTGGTCTTGATTTCGACTTCCAAAAAGGTGGAAAAGTATTCTCTGTAACAAGAATGTTTAACGCATACTCTGGTTTAGGTACTGAAACTATCGGTAACAACGCTGCAGGTAACCCAGTGAGAAATCCTGTTACAGGATCTGATATCGTTGCTGGTCTTATCGTAAATGCAGACAATGCAAATGCAGACACTGGTGGTGTACTTATCGAAGGTGTAGACGAGACTTCTGGAAATCCAGCGGCTTACTATGTAGATCCAGCGGTTTACTGGGGAAGATTATTCTCGCTTCACGAAAGATGGTTATATGACGCTACTTACGTAAAACTAAGACAAGCTCGTTTAGACTATACTGTTCCATCAAAAGTTCTTGAAAATACATTTATCAAGGATGTTAACGTTGGTGTATTTGCCAGCAACCTTTGGTTGATCTACACTGCTGTAGACGGAATTGATGTATCAGAGTTAGAAGACAACGAGGCTACAGGACAGTATGGATGGACAGAAGGTGGACAATCACCTAACACAAGAACTGTAGGTCTTAACGTTAATATCACATTCTAA
- a CDS encoding SusD/RagB family nutrient-binding outer membrane lipoprotein, with translation MKNRFLKLTLIFAAAVSCFTACETSDFADINANPNEPNEPVVGSLLANAESAVDAYLGATTPNLYVQYLSNGQYDEESRYQTLNWDTNYWYGILNDLQRIIDLNTNEETKASVAAGNASNNNQIAVATILRVYLFHGMTDRWGYLPYSEALSGLNTQYPKYDSQEAIYNGLLAELDMALNMIEGGAGPNGDYLFDSNMARWEKFGQTLKMVMALRLSAANPTLGAQKFNEALGNTISSNAENFVYPYLAEETNDNPWEDRFLAPSFRRDYLVSDVFVNELIGSGDGSNPEDPRLPQMAEPAFNSGTFVGAPYGKSNSATDDYSFISEDIIFNQTAPLYMFTYSEVLFARAEAAELGWTSEDAATLYEEAIMASMDQWGVAEDAAMAYVAANSYNGLESIGYEKWVALYMQGYEAWAEWRRMKAMGYEKELTAPDDLLSNATGIPNRQGYSATAPSLNEANYNAAVDAQGPDNLDTVLWIFE, from the coding sequence ATGAAAAATAGATTTTTAAAACTAACCCTGATTTTCGCAGCTGCAGTATCTTGCTTTACAGCTTGTGAAACATCGGACTTCGCAGATATAAATGCGAATCCTAACGAACCTAATGAGCCGGTAGTAGGTAGCCTTTTGGCTAACGCCGAATCTGCGGTTGACGCTTATTTAGGAGCTACCACTCCTAACCTGTATGTACAATACCTGTCTAATGGACAGTATGATGAAGAATCAAGATACCAAACCCTTAACTGGGATACCAACTACTGGTATGGTATTCTTAATGACCTTCAAAGAATCATCGATCTTAATACCAATGAGGAAACAAAAGCTTCTGTAGCTGCAGGTAACGCCTCTAACAACAATCAGATCGCTGTTGCAACTATTCTAAGAGTGTACTTATTCCACGGAATGACTGACAGATGGGGATACCTTCCTTATTCAGAAGCATTATCAGGTTTAAATACTCAGTATCCTAAATATGATTCTCAGGAAGCAATCTATAACGGACTTCTTGCTGAATTGGATATGGCCTTAAATATGATTGAAGGTGGAGCTGGACCAAACGGAGATTATCTTTTTGATAGCAACATGGCTAGATGGGAGAAATTCGGTCAGACTTTAAAAATGGTAATGGCTTTACGTCTTTCTGCTGCTAACCCAACTCTTGGAGCTCAGAAATTCAACGAAGCATTAGGTAACACGATCTCCTCTAACGCAGAGAACTTTGTATACCCTTACCTTGCTGAAGAAACTAACGATAACCCATGGGAAGACAGATTTCTTGCACCAAGTTTCCGTAGAGATTACTTAGTAAGTGATGTTTTCGTAAACGAACTTATTGGTTCTGGAGATGGTTCTAACCCAGAAGACCCACGTCTTCCTCAAATGGCTGAGCCAGCATTTAACTCAGGTACTTTTGTTGGAGCTCCTTACGGAAAATCTAACTCTGCTACAGATGATTATTCTTTCATATCTGAAGACATCATCTTTAACCAGACTGCCCCTCTTTATATGTTCACTTACTCAGAAGTTCTTTTCGCAAGAGCAGAAGCTGCTGAACTAGGATGGACTTCAGAAGATGCTGCAACTCTTTATGAAGAAGCTATCATGGCTTCTATGGATCAATGGGGAGTAGCAGAAGATGCTGCAATGGCATATGTTGCTGCTAACTCTTACAATGGTCTTGAATCTATAGGATACGAGAAATGGGTTGCACTTTACATGCAAGGATACGAAGCATGGGCTGAGTGGAGAAGAATGAAGGCAATGGGCTACGAAAAAGAGCTTACTGCACCAGACGATCTTCTAAGTAACGCTACAGGTATTCCTAACAGACAAGGATACTCTGCAACTGCACCATCTTTAAATGAGGCTAACTACAATGCTGCCGTAGATGCACAGGGACCAGATAACCTGGACACTGTTCTATGGATCTTTGAATAG